In Acidobacteriota bacterium, the following are encoded in one genomic region:
- a CDS encoding thioesterase family protein has product MPDDTTRRLDPVASALSGVRRQDGRFTFTVSDDWLQGRTTFGALLAAFGLRAIRDLIGSDRPLRSVQVVFAGPVGRGMVSADARLVREGRSVTLAHASVGQGEAPGCFVTATCGAPRRSDLPRLAAARPISLPSPDRAPEVPFVPGVTPSCVQHFELRWALGDTPLSGGRAEEIGVYVRLKHGEADVETLALMVADVLPSPAQSAVRAPVVSSSVSWYVQCLPLPRGVATGGWWLNHTVLTALADGYAHQTSAVWTPSGELAVVAHQMMTVYA; this is encoded by the coding sequence ATGCCCGACGACACGACACGCCGCCTCGACCCCGTCGCGAGCGCCCTTTCAGGGGTCCGACGCCAGGACGGCCGGTTCACCTTCACGGTCAGCGACGACTGGCTTCAAGGACGCACGACCTTCGGCGCGTTGCTCGCCGCGTTCGGCCTGAGGGCCATCCGCGACCTCATCGGCAGCGACCGGCCCCTTCGGTCGGTACAGGTGGTGTTCGCCGGCCCGGTCGGCAGGGGAATGGTGTCGGCCGACGCCAGGCTCGTCCGCGAGGGCCGGTCGGTGACGCTCGCGCACGCCTCGGTCGGCCAGGGCGAGGCGCCGGGGTGTTTCGTGACCGCGACGTGCGGGGCGCCGCGCAGGTCGGACCTCCCTCGTCTGGCCGCCGCCCGGCCGATCTCGCTGCCGTCTCCGGATCGGGCACCGGAGGTGCCCTTCGTGCCCGGCGTCACGCCCAGTTGCGTGCAACACTTCGAGCTGCGCTGGGCCCTCGGCGACACGCCACTCTCGGGCGGACGCGCCGAAGAGATTGGCGTCTACGTCCGGCTGAAACACGGTGAGGCCGACGTCGAGACGCTGGCGCTGATGGTGGCCGACGTGTTGCCCTCGCCGGCGCAGAGCGCGGTGAGGGCACCGGTCGTGTCGAGCTCGGTGTCGTGGTACGTGCAGTGTCTGCCGCTTCCACGTGGCGTGGCGACCGGCGGGTGGTGGCTCAATCACACGGTGCTGACGGCGCTCGCCGATGGCTACGCGCACCAGACGTCGGCGGTCTGGACGCCGTCGGGCGAGCTGGCAGTCGTCGCGCACCAGATGATGACCGTGTACGCGTAG
- a CDS encoding dipeptidase translates to MQGRRLGWTVAATLMSVALASSQSAEPSLEARARAIHERVITLDTHVDINVRNFTAERNYTARLDTQVNLPKMEEGGLDAAFFIVYVGQGRLTPEGYDRAYARAVESFDAIHRLTREIAPTRIGLALTPDDVRSIAAAGRKVALIGVENAYPIGTDLSRIEEFHDRGARYMSLAHNGHSQFADSNTGEADGWLHHGLSDLGRQAIAEMNRLGMMIDLSHPSKQANLQAIALSKAPVIASHSSARRLADHSRNMDDEELMALRKNGGVIQAVAFDSYVKIKPPDSPERAAALAELRAGMPPGGPGEMTDEARAAFRARLAEINRRFPPGPRATLSDFVDHIDYLVKAIGIDHVGISSDFDGGGGVDGWNGADETFNVTLELVRRGYSEEQIEKLWGGNLLRVMGEVQRVGREIQAGTR, encoded by the coding sequence ATGCAGGGACGACGTCTCGGATGGACCGTCGCGGCGACGCTGATGTCGGTGGCGCTCGCCTCGTCACAGAGCGCGGAGCCATCGCTCGAAGCGAGGGCCCGGGCCATCCACGAGCGTGTGATCACGCTCGACACGCACGTCGACATCAACGTGCGGAACTTCACCGCGGAGCGCAACTACACCGCGCGGCTCGACACGCAGGTCAATCTCCCGAAGATGGAAGAGGGCGGCCTCGATGCCGCGTTCTTCATCGTGTACGTCGGCCAGGGACGGCTGACGCCCGAGGGGTACGACAGGGCGTACGCGCGCGCGGTCGAGAGCTTCGACGCCATCCATCGCCTGACCCGGGAAATCGCGCCGACGCGCATCGGCCTGGCGCTCACACCCGATGACGTGCGGTCGATTGCGGCCGCCGGGCGCAAGGTGGCGCTCATCGGCGTCGAGAACGCGTATCCGATCGGCACCGACCTCTCGCGGATCGAGGAGTTCCACGACCGCGGCGCGCGCTACATGTCGCTCGCCCACAACGGTCACAGCCAGTTCGCCGATTCGAACACCGGCGAAGCCGACGGTTGGCTGCACCACGGGCTGAGCGACCTCGGCCGGCAGGCCATCGCCGAGATGAACCGGCTCGGCATGATGATCGACCTGTCGCACCCCTCCAAGCAGGCCAACCTCCAGGCCATCGCGCTGTCGAAGGCCCCCGTCATCGCGTCGCACTCGTCGGCGCGGCGCCTCGCCGACCACAGCCGCAACATGGACGACGAGGAGTTGATGGCGCTCAGGAAGAACGGCGGCGTGATCCAGGCGGTGGCCTTCGACAGCTACGTGAAGATCAAGCCGCCAGATTCACCGGAGCGGGCTGCGGCCCTCGCCGAGCTTCGGGCCGGCATGCCCCCCGGCGGACCGGGCGAGATGACCGACGAGGCGCGCGCGGCGTTTCGCGCACGCCTGGCCGAGATCAACCGCCGGTTCCCGCCTGGCCCGCGGGCGACGCTCTCCGACTTCGTCGACCACATCGACTATCTCGTGAAGGCCATCGGCATCGACCACGTCGGCATCTCGTCGGACTTCGATGGCGGCGGTGGCGTCGACGGCTGGAACGGCGCCGACGAGACCTTCAACGTGACGCTCGAGCTCGTGCGGCGCGGTTACAGCGAGGAACAGATCGAGAAGTTGTGGGGCGGCAACCTGCTGCGTGTGATGGGTGAGGTGCAGCGCGTGGGGCGGGAGATCCAGGCCGGCACGCGCTGA
- a CDS encoding peptide chain release factor 3, giving the protein MTSETAEKTFHSPQTPLAREVARRRTFAIISHPDAGKTTLTEKLLLYAGAIELAGAVRGRKSQRNATSDWMEMERERGISISSTALEFEIDGRRLTLLDTPGHRDFSEDTYRTLFAVDSVVMVIDAAKGIEPQTRKLFEVCRTRDLPILTFVNKLDRPCRDPLELIDEIEQVLGIGAAPMNWPVGTGDRFAGVYDMRAHELTLYDRVVGGATRAPVTVAGADDPALAGEIGERAHRDLLDVVEVLAGAGATFDVEAYRAAQVTPVYFGSALMNFGLEPFLRALVELAPSPRPRSSEAGPVDPAAPFFSGFIFKIQANMNPRHRDRIAFLRVCSGELSKDMPVVNARTGEIVRLSRPHRFFGRDRETVDVAYAGDVVGLVNPGKFAIGDTLHNGVPVRYPPVPRFAAEHFATLRLDGTRHKQFDEGVRQLEEEGLMQVVFALGGRREPILGVVGALQFDVITARLSAEYGVTCAAVPLQYSAARWVVREGELRRLKLPPGGVLEAVDRRERPVLLFESEWDLNYTSRENPDVQLLALHA; this is encoded by the coding sequence ATGACCTCAGAGACCGCCGAGAAGACGTTCCACTCGCCCCAGACCCCGCTCGCCCGCGAGGTCGCGCGGCGGCGCACCTTCGCCATCATTTCGCACCCTGACGCGGGCAAGACCACGCTCACCGAGAAACTGCTGCTCTATGCCGGCGCCATCGAGCTCGCCGGGGCGGTGCGCGGACGGAAGAGCCAGCGGAACGCCACATCCGACTGGATGGAGATGGAACGCGAGCGCGGCATCTCGATCAGCTCGACCGCGCTCGAGTTCGAGATCGACGGGCGCCGCCTGACGCTGCTCGACACGCCGGGCCACCGCGACTTCAGCGAGGATACCTATCGCACGCTCTTCGCGGTCGACAGCGTCGTCATGGTCATCGACGCCGCCAAGGGCATCGAGCCGCAGACGCGCAAGCTCTTCGAGGTGTGCCGGACGAGGGATCTGCCCATTCTCACCTTCGTCAACAAGCTCGATCGCCCGTGCCGCGACCCGCTCGAGCTCATCGACGAGATCGAGCAGGTGCTCGGCATCGGCGCCGCGCCGATGAACTGGCCGGTAGGCACCGGCGATCGGTTCGCCGGGGTCTACGACATGCGGGCGCACGAGCTCACGCTGTACGACCGGGTGGTCGGCGGGGCCACGCGGGCGCCGGTCACGGTGGCCGGCGCCGACGATCCCGCCCTCGCCGGCGAAATCGGCGAGCGGGCCCACCGCGATCTGCTCGACGTCGTCGAGGTGCTCGCCGGCGCGGGGGCCACCTTCGACGTCGAGGCCTATCGTGCGGCGCAAGTCACGCCGGTCTACTTCGGCAGCGCGCTCATGAACTTCGGTCTCGAGCCGTTCCTGCGCGCGCTCGTCGAACTTGCACCGAGCCCGCGGCCGCGCTCGAGCGAGGCCGGCCCGGTCGATCCTGCCGCGCCCTTCTTCAGCGGGTTCATCTTCAAGATCCAGGCGAACATGAACCCGCGCCACCGCGACCGCATCGCGTTCCTGCGCGTCTGCTCCGGCGAGCTCTCGAAGGACATGCCTGTCGTCAACGCGCGCACCGGCGAGATCGTGCGGCTCTCGCGGCCGCACCGCTTCTTCGGCCGCGATCGAGAGACGGTCGACGTCGCCTATGCGGGCGACGTCGTCGGCCTCGTGAACCCCGGCAAGTTCGCCATCGGCGACACGCTGCACAACGGCGTGCCGGTGCGCTATCCGCCCGTGCCCCGCTTCGCCGCCGAGCACTTCGCCACGCTCCGCCTCGACGGCACGCGCCACAAACAGTTCGACGAAGGCGTACGCCAGCTCGAGGAAGAGGGGCTGATGCAGGTCGTCTTCGCGCTGGGCGGGCGCCGCGAGCCCATCCTCGGCGTGGTGGGCGCGCTGCAGTTCGACGTGATCACGGCGCGCCTCTCGGCCGAGTACGGCGTGACCTGCGCGGCCGTTCCGCTCCAGTACAGCGCTGCCAGGTGGGTCGTGCGCGAAGGCGAGCTTCGACGGCTGAAGCTCCCGCCGGGCGGCGTGCTCGAGGCCGTCGACCGACGCGAGCGGCCGGTGCTGCTCTTCGAGTCGGAGTGGGACCTCAACTACACCAGTCGCGAGAACCCGGACGTACAGTTGCTCGCGCTGCACGCATGA
- a CDS encoding winged helix-turn-helix domain-containing protein, whose translation MPKTLQLDTTSDTDLCCPTDEVVLVDQAPLDSPESDVELAMLAKALSHPTRVRIVRMLARREARMCSQIVDEFPAAQSTVSEHLRVLKAAGLIVGREDGPRIGYCIAPPALRRLKALVGAL comes from the coding sequence ATGCCCAAGACGCTTCAGCTCGACACGACCTCTGACACTGACCTCTGCTGCCCCACCGACGAAGTGGTCCTGGTCGATCAGGCACCGCTCGACTCGCCCGAATCGGACGTCGAGCTCGCGATGCTGGCGAAGGCCCTGAGCCATCCGACACGCGTGCGCATCGTCCGCATGCTGGCACGGCGGGAAGCGCGCATGTGCAGCCAGATCGTCGACGAGTTCCCCGCCGCGCAGTCCACCGTGTCCGAGCACCTGCGTGTGCTGAAGGCGGCCGGGCTCATCGTTGGCCGCGAAGACGGCCCTCGCATCGGCTACTGCATCGCCCCGCCCGCGCTTCGCCGGCTGAAGGCGCTCGTGGGGGCGCTGTGA
- the arsD gene encoding arsenite efflux transporter metallochaperone ArsD, which translates to MPLLQVFDPPMCCSTGVCGPVVDPELTRFAADLEWAAGQGVIVERFNLAQQPEAFVGNAKVRSLLEQEGDACLPILLVGDEVVSRGVYPSRADLARVVGVPEEEGRPQSRRLTLTPTGGGCAPGSGCC; encoded by the coding sequence GTGCCGCTCCTCCAGGTGTTCGATCCCCCGATGTGCTGTTCGACCGGCGTCTGCGGGCCGGTCGTCGACCCGGAACTGACACGGTTCGCCGCCGATCTCGAGTGGGCCGCCGGGCAGGGCGTCATCGTCGAACGCTTCAACCTCGCGCAGCAGCCGGAGGCGTTCGTGGGCAATGCCAAGGTGCGGTCGCTGCTGGAACAGGAGGGCGACGCCTGTCTGCCGATCTTGCTCGTCGGCGACGAGGTCGTGAGCCGAGGTGTCTACCCTTCACGCGCCGACCTCGCTCGGGTGGTGGGCGTGCCCGAAGAGGAGGGCCGCCCACAGAGCCGGCGACTGACGCTGACGCCGACCGGTGGCGGCTGCGCGCCAGGCTCGGGGTGCTGCTGA
- the arsA gene encoding arsenical pump-driving ATPase: protein MRLEFEPTRHVFFTGKGGVGKTSLACATAVALADSGHSVLLVSTDPASNLDEVLGIALTSSPAAVPGLDTLHALNIDPEAAARAYRDRVVGPYRGVLPPAVVTRMEEELSGACTTEIAAFDEFTRLLADASATAGFDHVVFDTAPTGHTLRLLSLPAAWDTFLATNTSGTSCLGPVAGLQAQHELYRATLATLGDGARTTFVLVTRPDVAAIGEADRTRGELSALGISNLHLAVNGIFENGALDDRVAAAFAERGRAALATMSDGLASLPRSEVPLRATPPLGLRGLRVLLDDDGADAEWSSGSAPPLSGARVGRSVVALRGLIDSIESAGRGVVLTMGKGGVGKTTVAAAVALELARRGHRVQLTTTDPAAHVHGVVGDNDSTLRLSRIDPVSETAAYASEVLAGAGRLDERARALLEEDLRSPCTEEVAVFRAFARVVADGEREFVVVDTAPTGHTLLLLDAAEAYHRQVERTRGELPDSIRRLLPRLRDPAFARVVLVAVPEATPVHEALVLQDDLRRAGIEPFAWVLNQALTRVPTRHPVLRARGAREGPYVDEVVTHFDGPVAVVPWVATPPVGTDGLVDLLHSSATLAEATPTTVS from the coding sequence ATGCGACTCGAGTTCGAGCCGACCCGTCACGTGTTCTTCACCGGGAAGGGTGGCGTGGGCAAGACGTCACTCGCCTGCGCCACCGCGGTGGCCCTGGCCGACTCAGGCCACAGCGTGCTGCTCGTGTCGACCGACCCGGCGTCGAACCTCGACGAGGTCCTCGGGATCGCGCTGACCTCGAGTCCTGCCGCGGTGCCCGGCCTCGACACGCTGCATGCCCTCAACATCGATCCCGAGGCCGCGGCCCGTGCCTACCGCGACCGTGTGGTCGGCCCCTACCGCGGCGTGCTGCCTCCCGCCGTGGTGACGCGGATGGAAGAAGAACTGTCGGGGGCCTGCACCACCGAGATCGCGGCCTTCGACGAGTTCACCCGGCTGCTGGCCGACGCTTCGGCGACGGCCGGCTTCGACCACGTCGTCTTCGATACGGCGCCGACGGGCCACACGCTCCGCCTGCTCAGCCTGCCGGCGGCCTGGGACACGTTCCTCGCGACCAACACGTCAGGCACATCGTGCCTGGGCCCTGTGGCAGGCCTTCAAGCGCAGCACGAGCTGTATCGTGCCACGCTGGCGACGCTTGGTGACGGGGCCCGTACGACGTTCGTGCTCGTGACCCGTCCGGACGTCGCGGCCATCGGCGAGGCCGATCGCACACGGGGCGAGCTGTCTGCGCTCGGCATCTCCAACCTGCACCTGGCCGTGAACGGCATTTTCGAGAACGGGGCCCTCGACGATCGGGTCGCCGCGGCGTTCGCTGAGCGCGGCCGGGCCGCCCTCGCGACCATGAGCGACGGGCTGGCGTCGCTCCCGCGCAGCGAGGTACCGCTTCGCGCGACACCGCCTCTCGGTCTCCGCGGTCTGAGAGTCTTGCTCGACGACGACGGGGCGGACGCCGAGTGGTCTTCCGGCTCGGCGCCTCCCCTGTCTGGCGCACGGGTCGGCCGGTCGGTCGTCGCGCTGCGGGGTCTCATCGATTCCATCGAATCGGCCGGTCGCGGCGTCGTGCTCACGATGGGAAAAGGCGGGGTGGGCAAGACGACGGTCGCGGCGGCGGTGGCGCTCGAACTGGCGCGGCGCGGCCACCGCGTGCAGCTCACGACAACCGATCCGGCGGCGCACGTTCACGGGGTTGTTGGCGACAACGACTCGACCCTGCGCCTGTCGCGCATCGATCCCGTGAGCGAGACGGCGGCCTACGCTAGCGAGGTGCTCGCTGGCGCTGGGCGGCTCGACGAGCGCGCGCGGGCGCTGCTCGAGGAGGATCTCCGCTCGCCATGCACCGAAGAGGTGGCCGTCTTCCGCGCGTTCGCGCGCGTCGTCGCTGACGGCGAACGGGAGTTCGTCGTCGTCGACACCGCGCCAACGGGCCACACGCTCCTGCTGCTCGACGCGGCGGAGGCGTACCATCGCCAGGTCGAGCGGACGCGGGGCGAACTGCCCGACAGCATCCGGCGACTGCTTCCCCGTCTCCGCGATCCCGCCTTCGCCCGCGTGGTGCTCGTGGCCGTGCCGGAGGCGACGCCAGTGCACGAAGCGTTGGTGCTTCAAGACGATCTGCGGCGGGCCGGCATCGAGCCATTCGCCTGGGTGCTGAATCAGGCCCTCACGCGCGTGCCGACCCGGCACCCCGTGCTCAGGGCGCGCGGGGCCCGGGAGGGCCCGTACGTCGACGAGGTCGTCACCCACTTCGATGGCCCCGTCGCGGTCGTACCCTGGGTCGCCACCCCGCCCGTCGGCACAGATGGGCTCGTCGATCTGCTTCACTCATCGGCCACCTTGGCCGAGGCCACGCCAACGACCGTTTCCTGA
- the arsB gene encoding ACR3 family arsenite efflux transporter, which translates to MSTESSFNTTAPSSPGSAPAPRKQLAFFERYLSLWVGLCMLVGILVGRSLPGSIAALREWEFGDGSQINVPIAVLIWLMIIPMMMKVDFGAIRNVGRRPRGLFVTLFVNWLVKPFSMALIAWVFFRHVFGAWIPSDDADQYIAGLIILAAAPCTAMVFVWSYLSDGDPAYTLVQVSVNDLLMLFLFAPIVRFLVAGAASLHVPFMVLLYSVVVFIVIPLTVGVLLRHWFIRRHGAAWFEQELLPRLAPMSMTALLLTLVLIFAFQADNILGKTLHVALIAVPILIQVYFNSSLTYGLMRLLRVEYAVAAPGALIGASNFFELAVATAIVLFGPESGAALATVVGVLIEVPVMLSVCSVCNRTRHWFPQAREA; encoded by the coding sequence ATGTCGACCGAGTCTTCGTTCAATACGACCGCGCCTTCCTCGCCCGGTTCGGCGCCCGCGCCGCGCAAGCAGCTCGCGTTCTTCGAGCGGTACCTGAGCCTGTGGGTCGGCCTCTGCATGCTCGTCGGCATCCTCGTGGGCCGATCGCTGCCAGGGAGCATTGCGGCCCTGCGCGAATGGGAGTTCGGCGACGGCAGCCAGATCAACGTCCCGATTGCCGTGCTCATCTGGCTGATGATCATCCCGATGATGATGAAGGTCGATTTCGGCGCCATCCGCAACGTCGGTCGGCGCCCGCGGGGCCTCTTCGTTACGCTCTTCGTGAACTGGCTCGTCAAACCGTTCTCGATGGCACTCATCGCGTGGGTCTTCTTCCGCCACGTGTTCGGCGCCTGGATTCCCTCCGACGACGCAGACCAGTACATCGCGGGGCTCATCATCCTGGCGGCGGCGCCGTGCACGGCGATGGTGTTCGTCTGGAGCTACCTGTCGGACGGCGACCCGGCCTACACGCTGGTGCAGGTCTCGGTCAACGACCTCCTGATGCTCTTCCTCTTCGCGCCCATCGTCCGGTTCCTGGTGGCGGGCGCGGCGTCGCTGCACGTCCCGTTCATGGTGCTCCTGTACTCGGTCGTCGTGTTCATCGTGATTCCCCTCACGGTCGGCGTGCTGCTGCGCCACTGGTTCATCCGCCGTCACGGCGCCGCCTGGTTCGAGCAGGAGCTGCTGCCCCGGCTCGCGCCGATGAGCATGACGGCGCTGCTCCTCACGCTCGTGCTGATCTTCGCGTTCCAGGCCGACAACATCCTGGGGAAGACGCTGCACGTTGCGCTCATCGCCGTGCCGATCCTGATCCAGGTGTACTTCAACTCATCGCTCACCTACGGGTTGATGCGGCTCCTCCGGGTCGAGTACGCCGTCGCGGCGCCAGGCGCGTTGATTGGCGCGAGCAACTTCTTCGAGCTCGCGGTGGCCACGGCCATCGTCCTCTTCGGGCCGGAGTCGGGTGCGGCACTCGCGACCGTCGTGGGGGTGCTCATCGAGGTGCCGGTGATGCTCTCGGTCTGCTCGGTGTGCAACCGCACGCGCCACTGGTTCCCCCAGGCCAGGGAGGCGTGA
- a CDS encoding universal stress protein has product MLSNILVATDGSEASDRMVECLTGLGRVGTERVLLTHVFNVRDVGGLYETLRVDMTPRLDAQQRVLERAGLRVAAEAHLGVSFVEINAAADRFDASLVVVGSLGASMLREALLGSTAHKILEHARRPVLLVRLEITNGGDEGRRCRVACSDRFGHILFPTDFSDTAERAFAYLEHVVGATGSAVTLLHVQDRAKIERHLHDRLQEFNEIDQARLDRMKEHLERILEPPPSSNAAWNCRPGSRSTRHRPVSRPRHSRSSRCCVRSISSSVPRLASISRRPPLRDREAAAGDPRSSASGGVRPPGRTRRSSRAARSPSMPRLAGRWCSCAPRGVRPAAATCTRIARSRSSGRFGRLNCARPRVHWVSPTLSCLATRKVACAHGSLSLGRR; this is encoded by the coding sequence ATGCTGTCGAACATCCTGGTAGCGACAGACGGGTCCGAGGCGTCGGATCGGATGGTGGAGTGCCTCACGGGCCTGGGCCGGGTCGGCACCGAACGGGTGCTGCTGACGCACGTCTTCAACGTGCGTGACGTGGGAGGCCTGTACGAGACCCTGCGCGTTGACATGACACCGCGCCTCGACGCCCAGCAGCGCGTGCTCGAGCGCGCCGGGCTCAGGGTCGCCGCCGAGGCCCATCTGGGCGTTTCGTTCGTCGAGATCAACGCGGCCGCCGACCGGTTCGACGCCTCGCTCGTGGTCGTCGGCTCGCTCGGCGCGTCGATGCTGCGCGAGGCGCTGCTCGGGTCGACGGCACACAAGATCCTGGAGCACGCCCGGCGGCCCGTGCTGCTCGTGCGACTCGAGATCACCAACGGCGGGGACGAAGGCCGACGTTGCCGGGTGGCGTGCAGCGACAGGTTCGGTCACATCCTGTTTCCTACCGACTTCTCGGATACGGCCGAGCGGGCCTTCGCCTATCTCGAGCACGTCGTCGGCGCCACCGGCAGTGCGGTGACGCTGCTGCACGTCCAGGACCGGGCGAAGATCGAACGCCACCTCCACGACAGGCTCCAGGAGTTCAACGAGATCGATCAGGCCCGCCTCGATCGGATGAAGGAGCACCTCGAGAGGATCCTGGAGCCGCCGCCCTCGAGCAACGCAGCGTGGAACTGCAGGCCAGGGTCCAGGAGCACCCGGCATCGCCCCGTCAGCAGGCCGCGGCACTCGCGCTCATCGAGATGCTGCGTGAGGTCAATCAGCTCGTCAGTGCCTCGCTTGGCGTCGATTTCGCGGCGACCGCCGCTCCGCGACAGGGAGGCTGCTGCGGGTGACCCGCGGTCCTCGGCTTCTGGCGGTGTTCGCCCACCCGGACGGACGAGACGTTCCTCGCGGGCGGCACGCTCGCCCTCCATGCCGCGGCTGGCTGGGAGGTGGTGCTCGTGTGCGCCACGCGGGGTGAGGCCGGCCGCCGCGACGTGTACGCGGATCGCACGGTCGAGGAGTTCGGGTCGGTTCGGGAGGCTGAACTGCGCGAGGCCGCGCGTGCATTGGGTGTCGCCGACGTTGTCGTGCTTGGCTACCCGGAAGGTGGCGTGCGCGCATGGGAGTCTCTCGCTCGGGAGGCGTTGA
- a CDS encoding zinc ribbon domain-containing protein: protein MTYEYQCDACGSAFEVRATIAEKARGLRPVCPRCGSEAVTQVHTAVNVLTRSGGGSGPSCCGPRSGGRCV, encoded by the coding sequence ATGACGTACGAATACCAGTGCGATGCGTGCGGCAGCGCGTTCGAGGTGAGGGCCACGATCGCGGAAAAGGCGCGTGGGCTGCGGCCGGTGTGTCCGCGGTGCGGCAGCGAGGCGGTGACGCAGGTCCACACCGCGGTGAACGTGCTCACCCGTTCGGGTGGTGGGAGTGGTCCCTCCTGCTGCGGGCCGCGTTCGGGCGGCCGCTGCGTGTGA
- a CDS encoding ferredoxin family protein, translating to MAGRAYLGIPRSMIPWAPRIDEDACIGCGECLETCANGVFVLDEVEEKMRVAAPDNCVVLCDKCAALCATDAITFPDKGETRALLQRLVRETRTRVAEATQAEAGG from the coding sequence ATGGCCGGTCGTGCGTACCTCGGCATTCCCCGGTCGATGATTCCGTGGGCGCCCCGCATCGACGAGGACGCGTGCATCGGGTGCGGCGAGTGCCTCGAGACCTGCGCGAACGGCGTCTTCGTGCTCGACGAGGTCGAAGAGAAGATGCGCGTGGCGGCGCCAGACAACTGCGTGGTGCTGTGCGACAAGTGCGCCGCGCTCTGCGCGACCGACGCCATCACGTTTCCGGACAAGGGCGAGACGCGGGCGCTCCTGCAACGACTCGTCCGTGAGACCCGGACCCGGGTGGCCGAAGCCACCCAGGCCGAGGCGGGAGGCTAG
- a CDS encoding CoA-binding protein: MAATTEARRVLETATTIAVVGASPDPGRYGHEVQAALEAAGCAVRLVNPKYTVIGDRPCHPSLRDIRERIDLAVLVLSPANAVRALDDVVRSGVPTVWLPPGTATDELSAAARSRGLDVVEEVCPVALLRGSRHVSGTRAPAVPGSRHA; encoded by the coding sequence ATGGCCGCCACCACCGAAGCACGCCGTGTTCTCGAGACGGCCACGACCATCGCCGTCGTCGGCGCCTCCCCGGACCCCGGCCGATACGGGCACGAAGTGCAGGCCGCGCTCGAAGCCGCCGGTTGCGCCGTGCGCCTCGTCAACCCGAAATACACCGTCATCGGCGACAGGCCTTGTCATCCGTCGCTCCGGGACATCCGCGAGCGGATCGACCTTGCGGTGCTCGTGCTCTCCCCCGCCAACGCCGTGCGTGCGCTGGACGACGTGGTCCGCTCGGGTGTGCCCACGGTGTGGTTGCCGCCTGGCACGGCCACCGACGAGCTATCAGCCGCCGCCCGCTCGCGTGGGCTCGACGTGGTGGAGGAGGTGTGCCCGGTCGCGCTCTTGCGCGGCAGCCGGCACGTTTCCGGCACGCGGGCGCCGGCGGTGCCGGGTTCCCGGCACGCCTGA
- a CDS encoding winged helix-turn-helix domain-containing protein encodes MSDAPIRTLVQVAKAIGHPARLRILAMLRRGPLSVCQITSVLASVPSTVSGHLLELRRAGLVAEDRQGKFVFYELTSNDATRPLLDALFARLATDHDVAGDAALAEALLAVSPAGACDLPKAASPTNAPREEDRLAAAAPAGAPRP; translated from the coding sequence ATGAGTGACGCCCCAATCCGCACGCTCGTGCAGGTCGCCAAGGCCATCGGCCACCCGGCGCGCCTTCGCATTCTCGCCATGCTCAGGCGGGGGCCGCTCTCCGTCTGCCAGATCACGTCCGTGCTGGCCTCGGTGCCGTCGACCGTGTCGGGCCACCTGCTCGAGCTGCGGCGCGCAGGCCTCGTCGCCGAGGATCGGCAGGGCAAGTTCGTCTTCTACGAGTTGACCAGCAACGACGCCACCCGGCCCCTCCTCGACGCCCTGTTCGCCCGGCTCGCCACCGACCACGACGTGGCGGGCGATGCCGCGCTGGCAGAGGCGCTGCTGGCCGTATCGCCCGCGGGCGCGTGCGACCTGCCGAAGGCCGCCAGCCCCACGAACGCGCCACGCGAGGAGGACCGCCTCGCCGCCGCCGCACCCGCAGGAGCCCCCCGACCATGA